In one window of Drosophila innubila isolate TH190305 chromosome 2L unlocalized genomic scaffold, UK_Dinn_1.0 4_B_2L, whole genome shotgun sequence DNA:
- the LOC117782158 gene encoding uncharacterized protein LOC117782158: MYSASETAFSIRSDLKQLTKRSQHTMHDDQVPELDIMTIAYKFFLDEFAQLNDEERKYRLSNLDALEMLQTIEMVQKDLAIYKLENHIMVDFLEKNDPKLLVGLRHRRTSILKKLQNQRKQQQDNLQHSSRHSSSKRSISMSIHMASSMGGERRKPIEYKLNYKAKAELAEKATSEVEKRVTDIERNATVEVKQLRAKIEELRYRSEETIETEKNFMLHFLRDENDKAFLENATERQIERKLRKFTANWFKNARALLGTMRLTIVSLQETCQQHRADLITKADLSGILTAVDFEKLIIKRNELINELEEKNTHMAGLKGITGKTSLAMTEEKQAMMNLETEMRNVLNRTEEITRTIAKLEKEVSIVQTNNEKDYVILGELRGQLDEFEAPSVTEYIEKKEEAISLDKEEKMLQRKIYILNMKLNNVMRRCRYRDE; this comes from the exons ATGTATAGCGCATCAGAAACTGCGTTCTCCATACGATCCGATCTGAAACAGCTTACAAAGAGATCACAACACACGATGCATGATGATCAGGTACCAGAATTGGATATCATGACCATTGCGTATAAGTTCTTTCTGGATGAATTTGCTCAGCTTAACGATGAAGAGCGAAAATATCGTTTATCCAATTTAGATGCGTTGGAAATGCTACAGACAATTGAAATGGTACAGAAAGATTTGGCCATTTACAAGCTGGAGAATCATATAATGGTTGATTTTCTTGAGAAGAATGATCCCAAATTGTTGGTGGGATTGCGACATCGACGCACTTCAATCTTAAAGAAACTGCAAAACCaaaggaaacaacaacaagacaatTTACAACATTCGAGTCGTCATTCGAGCTCCAAGCGTTCCATATCCATGTCCATACATATGGCCAGCAGCATGGGAGGGGAACGACGCAAACCGATTGAATATAAGCTCAATTACAAGGCCAAAGCCGAATTGGCCGAAAAGGCAACGTCCGAGGTGGAAAAACGTGTCACTGATATTGAGAGGAATG CCACGGTTGAGGTGAAGCAGCTGCGTGCCAAGATCGAGGAATTGCGTTATCGAAGCGAGGAGACCATTGAAACGGAGAAGAACTTTATGTTGCACTTTCTGCGTGATGAGAACGACAAAGCCTTCCTCGAAAACGCCACAGAGCGTCAGATTGAGCGTAAACTGCGCAAATTTACGGCGAATTGGTTTAAGAATGCCCGTGCTCTGTTGGGCACCATGAGATTAACAATTGTCTCCCTACAGGAGACTTGCCAACAACATCGTGCGGATTTAATTACCAAGGCGGATCTTAGTGGCATCCTTACTGCCGTGGACTTTGAGAAACTGATTATAAAACGAAACGAGCTGATCAATGAGCTTGAGGAGAAGAATACACACATGGCCGGATTAAAAGGCATTACTGGGAAGACATCCCTGGCGATGACCGAAGAAAAGCAGGCAATGATGAATCTGGAGACGGAGATGCGTAATGTGCTCAATCGCACTGAAGAGATTACACGCACCATAGCCAAGTTGGAGAAGGAAGTGTCCATTGTGCAGACGAACAATGAGAAGGATTATGTTATATTGGGTGAGTTGCGTGGACAGTTGGACGAGTTTGAGGCACCGAGCGTTACCGAGTACATTGAAAAGAAGGAGGAGGCCATCTCTCTCGACAAGGAGGAGAAGATGCTGCAGCGCAAGATCTATATACTTAATATGAAACTGAACAATGTAATGCGACGTTGCAGATATCGTGatgaataa